A single region of the Nocardioides ochotonae genome encodes:
- a CDS encoding nicotinate phosphoribosyltransferase: MAPSTASPSTLPSTALLTDHYELTMVQAALAAGTAGRRAVFELFPRRLPAGRRYGVVAGVGRALDAVEAFCFDEPVLAALEGVVDEPTLEWLASYRFSGDVWGYPEGEVYLPHSPLVVVEAPFAEAVLLETLLLSIYNHDSAIASAASRMTCAAGDRPCIEMGSRRTHEEAAVAAARAAYVAGFTASSNLAARQRYGVPSTGTSAHSFTLLHDSETEAFRAQVASLGADTTLLVDTYDVAAAVRTAVEVAGPGLGAVRLDSGDLGVLAHEVRAQLDELGATETRIIVTSDLDEYAIAALAAAPVDGYGVGTQLVTGSGHPTSGFVYKLVAREGDDGELVSVAKLSKDKSSMGGRKYALRRRNARGVAEAEVVGVGAAPADDGDDRALLVPLVRDGEVVGREPLEAARERHLRARAELPRAALKLSRGEPVIPTLHV, from the coding sequence GTGGCTCCTTCCACCGCGTCCCCGTCGACGCTCCCCTCGACCGCCCTGTTGACCGACCACTACGAGCTGACGATGGTGCAGGCAGCGCTGGCCGCCGGCACCGCCGGTCGCCGCGCGGTCTTCGAGCTGTTCCCCCGCCGCCTGCCCGCGGGCCGCCGGTACGGCGTGGTCGCCGGCGTCGGCCGGGCGCTGGACGCCGTGGAGGCGTTCTGCTTCGACGAGCCCGTGCTCGCCGCGCTCGAGGGCGTGGTCGACGAGCCGACGCTGGAGTGGCTCGCCTCCTACCGGTTCTCCGGGGACGTGTGGGGCTACCCCGAGGGCGAGGTCTACCTGCCCCACTCCCCCCTCGTCGTGGTCGAGGCGCCCTTCGCCGAGGCGGTGCTGCTGGAGACGCTGCTGCTGTCGATCTACAACCACGACAGCGCGATCGCCTCGGCCGCCTCCCGGATGACCTGCGCCGCCGGGGACCGCCCCTGCATCGAGATGGGCTCGCGGCGCACCCACGAGGAGGCCGCGGTCGCCGCGGCGCGCGCGGCGTACGTCGCGGGCTTCACCGCCTCCTCCAACCTCGCGGCCCGGCAGCGCTACGGCGTGCCGAGCACCGGCACCAGCGCGCACAGCTTCACCCTCCTGCACGACAGCGAGACCGAGGCGTTCCGCGCCCAGGTGGCCTCGCTCGGCGCCGACACCACCCTGCTGGTCGACACCTACGACGTCGCCGCGGCGGTGCGCACCGCCGTCGAGGTGGCCGGCCCCGGGCTCGGCGCGGTCCGCCTCGACTCCGGCGACCTCGGGGTGCTGGCCCACGAGGTGCGCGCCCAGCTCGACGAGCTCGGTGCCACCGAGACCCGGATCATCGTCACCAGCGACCTCGACGAGTACGCGATCGCCGCGCTGGCCGCGGCCCCGGTCGACGGGTACGGCGTGGGCACCCAGCTGGTCACCGGCTCGGGACATCCGACCTCCGGCTTCGTCTACAAGCTGGTGGCGCGCGAGGGCGACGACGGCGAGCTGGTGTCGGTGGCCAAGCTCAGCAAGGACAAGAGCTCGATGGGCGGGCGCAAGTACGCCCTGCGCCGGCGCAACGCCCGCGGCGTCGCGGAGGCCGAGGTGGTCGGGGTCGGCGCCGCGCCGGCCGACGACGGCGACGACCGGGCGCTGCTGGTCCCGCTGGTCCGCGACGGCGAGGTCGTCGGCCGCGAGCCGCTGGAGGCCGCCCGCGAGCGGCACCTGCGGGCCCGCGCCGAGCTGCCGCGCGCGGCCCTCAAGCTGTCCCGCGGCGAGCCGGTGATCCCGACGCTGCACGTCTGA
- the clpS gene encoding ATP-dependent Clp protease adapter ClpS, protein MVNVSAASPVEVEPTVVPDDLTHLSKPWVTIVWNDPVNLMTYVTYVFETYFGYPRKKAEKLMMEVHEDGKSVVSTGTREEMERDVQAMHEYGLWATLQKAD, encoded by the coding sequence ATGGTCAACGTGTCCGCCGCGAGCCCGGTCGAGGTCGAGCCGACGGTCGTCCCCGATGACCTCACCCACCTGTCGAAGCCGTGGGTGACCATCGTGTGGAACGACCCGGTCAACCTGATGACCTACGTCACCTACGTCTTCGAGACCTACTTCGGCTATCCCCGCAAGAAGGCGGAGAAGCTCATGATGGAGGTCCACGAGGACGGCAAGTCGGTGGTCAGCACCGGCACCCGCGAGGAGATGGAGCGCGACGTGCAGGCGATGCACGAGTACGGGCTCTGGGCGACGCTGCAGAAGGCCGACTGA
- a CDS encoding DUF2017 domain-containing protein: MMSTGFERHRRSGRIIANFHSFEADLLRSLAQQLVELLRNEAAVPRDDQDPFEAMMDFSGPTTAPEDPVLARLFPTAYPQDEEAAGEFRRFTEGTLRDGKARAASTIIETLEDAGLPDELEEDSLLWFDVELDEATAHTWMRSFTDIRLALATRLGIEDGDEEFWLSLPDDDPRAAAHDIYEWVGYLQETLVQSLMS, from the coding sequence ATGATGAGCACCGGTTTCGAGCGCCACCGCCGCAGCGGGCGCATCATCGCGAACTTCCACTCCTTCGAGGCGGACCTGCTGCGCTCGCTGGCCCAGCAGCTCGTCGAGCTGCTGCGCAACGAGGCGGCCGTCCCGCGCGACGACCAGGACCCGTTCGAGGCGATGATGGACTTCTCCGGGCCCACCACGGCGCCCGAGGACCCGGTCCTGGCGCGGCTGTTCCCCACGGCGTACCCCCAGGACGAGGAGGCGGCCGGCGAGTTCCGCCGCTTCACCGAGGGCACGCTGCGCGACGGCAAGGCGCGGGCCGCGAGCACCATCATCGAGACCCTCGAGGACGCCGGTCTGCCCGACGAGCTCGAGGAGGACAGCCTGCTGTGGTTCGACGTCGAGCTCGACGAGGCGACGGCCCACACCTGGATGCGGTCCTTCACCGACATCCGCCTGGCCCTGGCCACCCGCCTGGGCATCGAGGACGGCGACGAGGAGTTCTGGCTCTCGCTGCCCGACGACGACCCCCGCGCCGCCGCCCACGACATCTACGAGTGGGTCGGCTACCTGCAGGAGACGCTGGTCCAGTCCCTCATGTCCTGA
- a CDS encoding DUF1963 domain-containing protein, whose protein sequence is MTSYDDVRGLWVDHVQRTRTWSEGRSHAAYLSLEQQVVEMLRGQPELAPQLLEALRQADPESDWHSFLYAVLVPNRMLAMEDPDAFRAHPEVAFSAEQMPIRVAAALVRVTAFPKTDDEAELARYTRSWFGGRPLAPAGEEWPRRADGTPLAHVVQVDLNDDWEMMRPEIGLPSRGLLQVFHDLETYGNPEDAGDVAWRVRWFDTDDFDGFAPTARPDDLPIPACTGPLAARPSPMATVPSVLDLHHPDQDTWDRYKRIQTWLENYPYTHNRLMAPDLAATSSPWGGDPSRLPPVSRLCGYGYNEFNPDYQKILDAQLPLSVGDEHVMFADINPGQFTDEDWFHGQRHLQIWMRRSDLAERRFDDCWAFIRLDG, encoded by the coding sequence TTGACTTCGTACGATGACGTCCGCGGATTGTGGGTCGATCACGTGCAGCGCACGCGCACGTGGAGCGAGGGCCGCAGCCACGCCGCCTACTTGAGTCTCGAGCAGCAGGTCGTCGAGATGCTGCGGGGCCAGCCAGAGCTGGCGCCGCAACTACTCGAGGCGCTGAGGCAGGCAGACCCCGAGAGCGACTGGCACTCGTTCCTGTACGCGGTGCTGGTTCCCAACCGGATGCTCGCGATGGAAGACCCGGACGCGTTTCGCGCGCACCCCGAGGTCGCGTTCAGTGCTGAGCAGATGCCGATCCGCGTGGCCGCGGCCTTGGTGCGGGTGACGGCCTTTCCCAAGACCGATGACGAGGCCGAGCTCGCCCGCTACACGCGGTCCTGGTTCGGGGGTCGCCCGCTCGCCCCGGCGGGCGAGGAGTGGCCGCGCAGGGCCGACGGGACGCCGCTCGCGCACGTGGTCCAGGTCGATCTCAATGACGACTGGGAAATGATGCGACCTGAGATTGGGCTGCCGTCCCGCGGCCTGCTGCAGGTTTTCCATGACCTGGAGACCTACGGGAATCCTGAGGACGCCGGCGACGTCGCTTGGCGAGTGCGTTGGTTCGACACCGATGACTTCGATGGCTTTGCCCCGACGGCCCGCCCTGACGATCTTCCCATCCCCGCATGCACCGGCCCCCTGGCGGCCCGGCCGAGTCCGATGGCCACCGTCCCCTCGGTCCTCGACCTCCACCATCCCGACCAGGACACCTGGGATCGATACAAGCGGATCCAGACCTGGCTGGAGAACTATCCCTACACCCACAACAGGTTGATGGCTCCCGACCTGGCAGCCACCAGTTCGCCGTGGGGCGGCGACCCGTCACGCCTCCCACCCGTATCGCGACTCTGTGGCTACGGCTACAACGAGTTCAACCCCGACTACCAGAAGATCCTCGACGCCCAGTTGCCGCTAAGCGTCGGTGACGAGCACGTCATGTTCGCTGACATCAACCCGGGCCAGTTCACCGATGAGGACTGGTTCCACGGCCAGCGACACCTGCAGATATGGATGCGCCGCTCCGACCTGGCCGAGCGCCGCTTCGATGACTGCTGGGCGTTCATCCGCCTCGACGGCTGA
- the gdhA gene encoding NADP-specific glutamate dehydrogenase, whose translation MEKLDDALQEHYATVLSRNPGEREFHQAVLEVLESLGPVVHKHPEYLHQAVIERLCEPERQLIFRVPWTDDQGRVQINRAFRVEFNSALGPYKGGLRFHPSVYLGIVKFLGFEQIFKNALTGLPIGGAKGGSDFDPKGRSDAEIMRFCQSMMTELYRHLGEYTDVPAGDIGVGQREIGYLFGQYKRITNRYESGVLTGKGLAYGGSQVRTEATGYGTVFFTEEMLATRGESLSGRRVIVSGSGNVAIYAAEKAIQLGAHVVACSDSSGYVVDEDGLDLALLRQVKEVDRQRVSVYADQRPNATFVEGGQVWDVPCEVALPCATQNELDGAAAKVLIDQGVRAVAEGANMPCTPDATRLFQEAGVLFAPGKAANAGGVATSSLEMQQNASRDSWSFEHTEQRLQEIMVGVHGRCAAAADEYGQPGNYVAGANISSFLRVADAMLSLGVV comes from the coding sequence ATGGAGAAGCTCGACGACGCCCTGCAGGAGCACTACGCGACGGTTCTGTCGCGCAACCCCGGCGAGCGCGAGTTCCACCAGGCCGTTCTCGAGGTCCTCGAGTCCCTCGGCCCGGTGGTGCACAAGCACCCGGAGTACCTGCACCAGGCGGTCATCGAGCGCCTCTGCGAGCCCGAGCGCCAGCTGATCTTCCGGGTGCCGTGGACCGACGACCAGGGCCGCGTGCAGATCAACCGCGCCTTCCGCGTCGAGTTCAACTCCGCCCTGGGCCCCTACAAGGGCGGACTGCGCTTCCACCCCTCGGTGTACCTCGGCATCGTGAAGTTCCTCGGCTTCGAGCAGATCTTCAAGAACGCCCTGACCGGGCTGCCGATCGGCGGCGCCAAGGGCGGCTCGGACTTCGACCCCAAGGGTCGCTCCGACGCCGAGATCATGCGCTTCTGCCAGTCGATGATGACCGAGCTCTACCGCCACCTCGGCGAGTACACCGACGTCCCCGCGGGTGACATCGGCGTCGGCCAGCGCGAGATCGGCTACCTCTTCGGCCAGTACAAGCGGATCACCAACCGCTACGAGTCCGGCGTGCTCACCGGCAAGGGCCTGGCCTACGGCGGCTCCCAGGTGCGCACCGAGGCCACCGGCTACGGCACCGTCTTCTTCACCGAGGAGATGCTGGCCACCCGCGGGGAGTCCCTGTCGGGTCGCCGGGTCATCGTCTCGGGCTCGGGCAACGTGGCCATCTACGCCGCGGAGAAGGCCATCCAGCTCGGCGCGCACGTCGTCGCCTGCTCCGACTCCTCCGGCTACGTCGTCGACGAGGACGGCCTCGACCTCGCGCTGCTGCGCCAGGTCAAGGAGGTCGACCGCCAGCGCGTCTCGGTGTACGCCGACCAGCGCCCGAACGCCACGTTCGTCGAGGGCGGCCAGGTCTGGGACGTCCCCTGCGAGGTGGCGCTGCCCTGCGCGACCCAGAACGAGCTCGACGGTGCGGCCGCGAAGGTCCTCATCGACCAGGGCGTCCGCGCCGTCGCCGAGGGCGCGAACATGCCGTGCACCCCCGACGCCACCCGCCTGTTCCAGGAGGCCGGCGTGCTCTTCGCGCCGGGCAAGGCCGCGAACGCCGGCGGCGTCGCGACCAGCTCGCTGGAGATGCAGCAGAACGCCTCGCGCGACTCCTGGTCCTTCGAGCACACCGAGCAGCGCCTGCAGGAGATCATGGTCGGCGTGCACGGCCGCTGCGCCGCCGCGGCCGACGAGTACGGCCAGCCCGGCAACTACGTGGCCGGCGCCAACATCTCCAGCTTCCTGCGCGTCGCCGACGCGATGCTCTCCCTGGGCGTCGTCTGA
- a CDS encoding NUDIX hydrolase, producing the protein MPIPPFVVELRRMVGTRELWMPAVTAVVVRDDRVLLTERADNGRWAPVTGILDPGEEPAVGARREALEETGVEIAVERLAAVSVSPRITHVNGDRAVYLDLTFACSWLSGESYAADDENTDVRWWPLADLPPMAEHLRARIEAATSGETAPRFAL; encoded by the coding sequence ATGCCGATCCCGCCCTTCGTCGTCGAGCTGCGCCGCATGGTCGGCACCCGCGAGCTGTGGATGCCGGCGGTGACGGCGGTCGTGGTCCGTGACGACCGGGTGCTGCTCACCGAGCGCGCCGACAACGGCCGGTGGGCCCCGGTGACCGGGATCCTGGACCCGGGGGAGGAGCCCGCGGTCGGTGCGCGCCGCGAGGCGCTGGAGGAGACCGGTGTCGAGATCGCCGTCGAGCGCCTGGCAGCGGTGTCGGTGAGCCCCCGGATCACCCACGTCAACGGCGACCGCGCCGTCTACCTCGACCTGACGTTCGCCTGCTCGTGGCTGTCGGGGGAGTCGTACGCCGCCGACGACGAGAACACCGACGTGCGCTGGTGGCCGCTGGCGGACCTGCCGCCGATGGCGGAGCACCTGCGGGCCCGCATCGAGGCCGCGACCTCCGGGGAGACCGCCCCGCGCTTCGCCCTCTGA
- a CDS encoding Mov34/MPN/PAD-1 family protein, with the protein MLTIDQATFDAIVAHAKRDHPDEACGIVAGPIGTDRPERFVEMVNAAGSPTFYEFDSMDLLQLYKEMDDRDEEPVVIYHSHTATEAYPSRTDIGLASEPNAHYVLVSTREHGNNEGPVEFRSYRILDGEVTEEEVVVVPALG; encoded by the coding sequence GTGCTGACCATCGACCAGGCAACCTTCGACGCGATCGTCGCGCACGCCAAGCGCGACCACCCCGACGAGGCCTGCGGCATCGTGGCCGGGCCGATCGGCACCGACCGGCCCGAGCGGTTCGTGGAGATGGTCAACGCCGCCGGAAGCCCGACGTTCTACGAGTTCGACTCGATGGACCTGCTCCAGCTCTACAAGGAGATGGACGACCGCGACGAGGAGCCGGTGGTCATCTACCACTCCCACACCGCGACCGAGGCCTACCCGAGCCGCACCGACATCGGACTGGCCAGCGAGCCGAACGCGCACTACGTGCTGGTGAGCACGCGCGAGCACGGGAATAACGAGGGCCCCGTGGAGTTCAGGTCCTATCGGATCCTCGACGGCGAGGTGACCGAGGAAGAGGTCGTCGTCGTCCCGGCCCTGGGCTGA
- a CDS encoding MoaD family protein, producing the protein MAIEVRIPTILRTYTGGEKAVTGDGATLSALIDDLEGNHPGLKDRLIDNGDLRRFVNVYVNDEDVRFIGGLEAELSDGDQVVVLPAVAGGC; encoded by the coding sequence ATGGCCATCGAGGTCCGGATCCCCACCATCCTGCGCACCTACACCGGCGGCGAGAAGGCCGTCACCGGTGACGGCGCCACGCTGAGCGCGCTCATCGACGACCTCGAGGGCAACCACCCCGGCCTCAAGGACCGCCTCATCGACAACGGCGACCTGCGCCGCTTCGTCAACGTCTACGTCAACGACGAGGACGTCCGCTTCATCGGCGGCCTCGAGGCCGAACTCTCCGACGGCGACCAGGTCGTGGTGCTCCCCGCCGTGGCCGGGGGCTGCTGA
- a CDS encoding NYN domain-containing protein, whose protein sequence is MTTTPARRTFVLVDGENIDATLGNSLLGRRPQPDERPRWERVTAYARDLWDQPVTGLFFLNASSGQLPTSFVQALLAMDYRPIPLAGRSDEKVVDVGILRTLDALVGRDDDVLLCSHDADFAEALGRLLGNGRRVGVVALREYASTQFDNMGLEVHDLEDDVRAFNVPLPRVRIIALEDFDPERFLG, encoded by the coding sequence ATGACCACCACCCCGGCGCGGCGCACGTTCGTCCTGGTCGACGGCGAGAACATCGACGCCACCCTCGGCAACTCGCTGCTGGGCCGACGCCCGCAGCCCGACGAGCGGCCCCGCTGGGAGCGGGTCACGGCGTACGCCCGTGACCTGTGGGACCAGCCGGTCACCGGCCTGTTCTTCCTCAACGCCTCCAGCGGGCAGCTGCCGACGAGCTTCGTGCAGGCCCTGCTGGCGATGGACTACCGGCCGATCCCGCTGGCCGGTCGCAGCGACGAGAAGGTCGTCGACGTCGGCATCCTGCGCACGCTCGACGCGCTGGTCGGTCGCGACGACGACGTGCTGCTGTGCAGCCACGATGCCGACTTCGCCGAGGCGCTCGGTCGGCTGCTCGGCAACGGGCGCCGGGTCGGCGTGGTCGCGCTGCGCGAGTACGCCAGCACCCAGTTCGACAACATGGGCCTGGAGGTCCACGACCTCGAGGACGACGTGCGCGCGTTCAACGTGCCGCTGCCGCGGGTGCGCATCATCGCGCTGGAGGACTTCGACCCCGAGCGCTTCCTCGGCTGA
- a CDS encoding PLP-dependent cysteine synthase family protein has translation MRYDNLLASVGNTPLVGLPRLSPTPEVRLWAKLEDRNPTGSIKDRPALKMIEEAEKSGLLRPGCTILEPTSGNTGISLAMAAKLKGYRIVCVMPENTSEERRQLLRMWGAEIVSSPAAGGSNEAVRVAKRIAEEHPDWVMLYQYGNAANALAHEEGTGPELLADLPSITHFVAGLGTTGTLMGVSRFFRSAKPDVRIVAAEPRYGELVYGLRNLDEGFVPELYDASLIDSRFSVGPRDAVRRVRELLELEGIFAGVSTGAILHAALGQAAKAVKAGERADIAFVVCDGGWKYLSTGAYEGTVDDAEERLEGQLWA, from the coding sequence ATGCGCTACGACAACCTGCTCGCCTCGGTCGGCAACACCCCGCTGGTGGGCCTGCCACGGTTGTCGCCGACCCCCGAGGTCCGGCTGTGGGCCAAGCTGGAGGACCGCAACCCGACCGGCTCGATCAAGGACCGCCCGGCCCTGAAGATGATCGAGGAGGCCGAGAAGAGCGGCCTGCTGCGCCCCGGCTGCACGATCCTCGAGCCCACCTCCGGCAACACCGGCATCTCGCTGGCGATGGCCGCGAAGCTCAAGGGCTACCGGATCGTGTGCGTGATGCCGGAGAACACCTCCGAGGAGCGGCGCCAGCTGCTGCGCATGTGGGGCGCCGAGATCGTCTCCAGCCCGGCCGCCGGCGGCTCCAACGAGGCCGTGCGGGTCGCGAAGCGGATCGCCGAGGAGCACCCCGACTGGGTGATGCTCTACCAGTACGGCAACGCCGCCAACGCCCTCGCCCACGAGGAGGGCACCGGTCCCGAGCTGCTCGCCGACCTGCCCTCGATCACGCACTTCGTCGCGGGCCTCGGCACCACCGGCACGCTGATGGGCGTCTCGCGCTTCTTCCGCTCGGCCAAGCCCGACGTACGCATCGTCGCGGCGGAGCCGCGCTACGGCGAGCTCGTCTACGGCCTGCGCAACCTCGACGAGGGCTTCGTGCCCGAGCTGTACGACGCCAGCCTGATCGACTCCCGCTTCTCGGTCGGCCCCCGTGACGCGGTACGCCGGGTGCGCGAGCTGCTGGAGCTCGAGGGCATCTTCGCCGGCGTCTCCACCGGCGCGATCCTGCACGCCGCCCTCGGCCAGGCCGCCAAGGCGGTCAAGGCCGGCGAGCGCGCCGACATCGCGTTCGTGGTGTGCGACGGCGGCTGGAAGTACCTCTCCACCGGCGCCTACGAGGGCACCGTGGACGACGCCGAGGAGCGCCTCGAGGGCCAGCTCTGGGCCTAG
- a CDS encoding MBL fold metallo-hydrolase produces the protein MRLTIVGCSGSFPGPDSPASCYLLEARHDDGTGERTWRVLVDLGNGALGALQRYADPLRIDAVLLSHLHADHCLDLCGYYVMRRYHPDGAQPRIPVWGPAGTADRMARAYDLPPEPGMHEEFDFHDWDGPVDVGPFHVEPVAVDHPVAAYGLRVSADGVVLAYTGDTGPCAVLDDLARDADLLLAEASFLSSAANPPALHLTGADCGQVATRAGARRLVLTHIPPWHEPEVALTEAQGEYDGPIDLARAGATYELGG, from the coding sequence ATGAGGCTGACGATCGTCGGGTGCTCCGGCTCCTTCCCCGGTCCGGACTCACCGGCCAGCTGCTACCTGCTCGAGGCTCGCCACGACGACGGCACCGGTGAGCGCACCTGGCGGGTGCTGGTCGACCTCGGCAACGGCGCGCTCGGTGCCCTCCAGCGCTACGCCGACCCGCTGCGCATCGACGCGGTGCTGCTCAGCCACCTGCACGCGGACCACTGTCTGGACCTGTGCGGCTACTACGTCATGCGCCGCTACCACCCCGACGGCGCCCAGCCGCGGATCCCGGTCTGGGGACCCGCCGGCACCGCGGACCGGATGGCGCGCGCCTACGACCTGCCGCCGGAGCCGGGCATGCACGAGGAGTTCGACTTCCACGACTGGGACGGCCCCGTCGACGTCGGCCCCTTCCACGTCGAGCCGGTCGCGGTCGACCACCCGGTCGCGGCGTACGGCCTGCGCGTCAGCGCCGACGGCGTGGTGCTGGCCTACACCGGGGACACCGGCCCGTGCGCGGTGCTCGACGACCTGGCCCGCGACGCCGACCTGCTGCTCGCCGAGGCGTCCTTCCTCTCCAGTGCGGCGAACCCGCCCGCGCTGCACCTCACCGGCGCCGACTGCGGCCAGGTCGCGACCCGCGCCGGTGCCCGCCGGCTGGTGCTCACCCACATCCCGCCGTGGCACGAGCCCGAGGTCGCGCTGACCGAGGCGCAGGGCGAGTACGACGGCCCCATCGACCTGGCGCGCGCCGGCGCGACGTACGAGCTGGGCGGCTGA
- a CDS encoding ABC transporter ATP-binding protein — translation MITVEGLTRTYGAFTAVDDVSFVCQPGRVTGFLGPNGAGKTTAMRMMVGLTAPTRGHATIGGHRYADIPNPGRHVGVLLDASAQHAGRTGREVLTIGAKTMGLPASRIDEMLALVSLSDAEAKRRVRNYSLGMRQRLGIAHALLGDPEVLILDEPANGLDPAGIRWMRGLLRGYAERGGTVLLSSHLLHEVEQIADELILIGRGRIVAQGDRETLLADAGPASSLVTALDNDALAAALTAQGIKVSAVGTGLRVAASPEVVGRTALDARVVLTDLRTGQAGLEDLFLELTADTQREGHPAAATQQGASA, via the coding sequence ATGATCACAGTCGAAGGACTCACCAGGACCTACGGCGCGTTCACCGCCGTCGACGACGTGAGCTTCGTCTGCCAGCCAGGACGGGTCACCGGGTTCCTCGGTCCCAACGGCGCCGGCAAGACGACGGCCATGCGGATGATGGTCGGGCTCACCGCGCCCACCCGCGGTCACGCCACGATCGGCGGGCATCGCTACGCCGACATCCCCAACCCCGGACGCCACGTCGGCGTCCTTCTCGACGCCTCCGCGCAGCACGCCGGCCGCACCGGCCGTGAGGTGCTCACGATCGGCGCGAAGACCATGGGCCTGCCCGCCTCGCGCATCGACGAGATGCTCGCCCTGGTGTCGCTCAGCGACGCCGAGGCCAAGCGCCGGGTGCGCAACTACTCCCTCGGCATGCGCCAGCGCCTGGGCATCGCCCACGCGCTGCTCGGTGACCCCGAGGTGCTGATCCTCGACGAGCCGGCCAACGGCCTGGACCCCGCTGGCATCCGCTGGATGCGCGGCCTGCTGCGCGGGTACGCCGAGCGCGGCGGCACCGTGCTGCTGTCCAGCCACCTGCTGCACGAGGTCGAGCAGATCGCCGACGAGCTGATCCTCATCGGTCGCGGGCGGATCGTGGCCCAGGGCGACCGCGAGACGCTCCTGGCCGACGCGGGCCCGGCGAGCAGCCTGGTCACCGCGCTCGACAACGACGCGCTCGCCGCCGCCCTGACGGCGCAGGGCATCAAGGTCAGCGCCGTCGGCACCGGGCTGCGGGTCGCCGCCTCCCCGGAGGTCGTCGGACGCACGGCGCTCGACGCCCGCGTCGTCCTCACCGACCTCCGCACCGGCCAGGCCGGCCTGGAGGACCTCTTCCTCGAGCTCACCGCCGACACCCAGCGCGAGGGCCACCCCGCCGCCGCGACCCAGCAAGGAGCCTCCGCATGA
- a CDS encoding ABC transporter permease produces MSTPDLTATAPPRTLDISRTPRVPFARLVAVEWRKMLDTRGGFWLMAITALMLAGTIAIVLLVVALDDEASVSANDLSQILSIPLSLLLPVFPILAVTSEWSQRTGLVTFSLEPHRLRVLGAKLGAVVLFAFATIALAVVLGAITNPIGAVLGDYDVRWNLDAGTLVMTVVSQLLYFLMAFGLAMVLLSTPAAIAVFYVVAIMLPIMVYSILYFAFDWAQSLIPWIDLSYAFTPFVDGFSGVDGLDVARLLVAAGIWIVVPMVLGARRVLASEPK; encoded by the coding sequence ATGAGCACCCCCGACCTCACCGCGACGGCACCGCCGCGCACCCTCGACATCTCCCGCACGCCCCGCGTCCCCTTCGCGCGGCTGGTGGCGGTCGAGTGGCGCAAGATGCTCGACACCCGGGGCGGGTTCTGGCTGATGGCCATCACCGCCCTGATGCTCGCCGGGACGATCGCGATCGTCCTGCTCGTGGTGGCGCTCGACGACGAGGCCTCGGTGAGCGCCAACGACCTCTCGCAGATCCTGTCCATCCCGCTGTCGTTGCTGCTGCCGGTGTTCCCGATCCTCGCGGTGACCAGCGAGTGGAGCCAGCGCACCGGCCTGGTCACCTTCAGCCTCGAGCCGCACCGGTTGCGGGTGCTGGGTGCCAAGCTCGGTGCCGTGGTGCTGTTCGCGTTCGCGACCATCGCCCTGGCGGTCGTGCTGGGCGCGATCACGAACCCGATCGGCGCCGTGCTCGGCGACTACGACGTGCGCTGGAACCTCGACGCCGGCACGCTGGTGATGACCGTGGTCAGCCAGCTGCTCTACTTCCTGATGGCCTTCGGCCTGGCGATGGTCCTGCTGAGCACGCCGGCGGCGATCGCGGTCTTCTACGTCGTCGCGATCATGCTGCCGATCATGGTCTACTCGATCCTCTACTTCGCCTTCGACTGGGCGCAGTCGCTGATCCCGTGGATCGACCTCAGCTACGCGTTCACGCCGTTCGTCGACGGCTTCTCGGGGGTCGACGGCCTCGACGTCGCGCGTCTCCTCGTCGCGGCCGGGATCTGGATCGTGGTCCCGATGGTGCTGGGCGCCCGCCGGGTGCTTGCCTCCGAGCCCAAGTAG